A section of the Streptococcus oriscaviae genome encodes:
- the yaaA gene encoding peroxide stress protein YaaA translates to MKILLPNAKELNTRIDNHPFQSLSSESQAVLAVMEAMTVQELAAFYKLKPEKAELEENRWHRIQTQQAKTYPAWQLYDGLMYRYMKRRDLSESEIDYLQDKVLIATGFYGLISPFELISPHRLDFQGSLKIGQQSLKQFWRKKYDALLADDDLILSLLSSEFEQVFSPSVQKRMIRIVFMESVAGKLQVHSTISKKGRGRLLSKLAEENCSNLEEVKNLCFDGFSYCSDLNQESTVVFLRNKF, encoded by the coding sequence ATGAAAATTTTACTTCCAAATGCTAAAGAATTAAACACAAGAATTGACAATCACCCTTTTCAGTCTTTAAGTTCAGAAAGTCAAGCAGTATTGGCTGTCATGGAAGCGATGACTGTGCAAGAATTAGCTGCTTTTTATAAATTAAAACCAGAGAAGGCAGAACTTGAAGAGAATCGCTGGCATCGTATTCAGACGCAGCAGGCTAAAACCTACCCCGCTTGGCAACTTTATGATGGTCTAATGTACCGCTATATGAAGCGACGTGATCTATCAGAGTCAGAAATAGACTACTTGCAAGATAAAGTGTTGATTGCGACCGGCTTTTATGGCCTGATTTCCCCTTTTGAACTGATTTCTCCTCATCGTTTGGACTTTCAGGGCAGTTTAAAAATCGGTCAACAATCGCTCAAACAGTTTTGGCGCAAAAAGTATGATGCCTTGCTGGCAGATGATGACTTGATTCTCTCTCTCTTGTCGTCAGAGTTTGAACAGGTCTTTTCACCGTCAGTGCAGAAACGTATGATTCGTATCGTGTTTATGGAGTCCGTAGCAGGAAAGTTACAGGTTCACTCAACCATCTCCAAAAAAGGTCGTGGTCGGTTACTGTCCAAATTAGCTGAAGAAAATTGTAGCAATTTAGAGGAAGTTAAGAATTTATGTTTTGATGGCTTTTCTTATTGTTCGGATTTGAACCAAGAAAGCACTGTTGTCTTTCTGAGAAACAAGTTTTAA